The proteins below are encoded in one region of Triticum aestivum cultivar Chinese Spring chromosome 1B, IWGSC CS RefSeq v2.1, whole genome shotgun sequence:
- the LOC123108055 gene encoding neurofilament medium polypeptide, with protein MKQPAASPGRAEKPQQQQLPAPPGLARLLLSKSRRGARSRRAPATSPMFVSRGRSRAAAAAVGADGEPSSPKVTCIGQVRMRKGKKGSNKGPAAPPPPPAKEEKARGYCRCLKKAFLCGGLFDFDRKHKRKGPPPEAERTRRSPWVFSSRDVAVAAAPKPPDPTSDRAEEEGEDDKSVGAFGSTERDEKASDPGTDSGGKEEEECEEGETAELVSSATTTPPKNALLLMRCRSAPQNRSSPLTSRFAAGAAPSPVQEAADFAVESIAATPPRASPSPRKPDMVSPWASPSPRKPDMLSPWASPSRRKPDMLQSPRASPSPRKPDMVSAESNDEKRQEMAVSTQEDEEKMVEQEHEADDDDEEDDEAEEMRCSSARPLVLQRCKSEPATTAAAKMAAGAGAEGAPSGCFWANGGSSGRRRHAPQMSPAAAAPVALTGH; from the coding sequence ATGAAGCAGCCGGCGGCGAGCCCGGGGCGTGCGGAGAAGCCCCAGCAGCAGCAGCTGCCGGCGCCGCCGGGGCTGGCGCGGCTGCTGCTAAGCAAGAGCCGGCGCGGGGCGCGGTCGCGCCGCGCGCCGGCCACGTCGCCCATGTTCGTGTCCCGGGGCCGGagccgcgcggcggcggcggcggtgggggcggACGGGGAGCCGTCGTCGCCCAAGGTCACCTGCATTGGACAGGTGCGGATGCGCAAGGGGAAGAAGGGCAGCAACAAGGGGCCGgcggcgccgcccccgccaccggcCAAGGAGGAGAAGGCCAGGGGCTACTGCCGGTGCCTCAAGAAGGCGTTCCTCTGCGGCGGGCTGTTCGACTTCGACCGCAAGCACAAGCGCAAGGGGCCTCCGCCGGAGGCGGAGCGGACTCGCCGGTCGCCCTGGGTGTTCAGCAGCAGGGACGtggccgtcgccgccgcgcccaaGCCGCCGGATCCGACGAGCGACCGCgccgaggaggagggggaggacgaCAAGTCCGTGGGGGCCTTCGGCTCGACGGAGAGAGACGAGAAGGCGAGTGACCCGGGGACCGACAGCGGTGGCAAGGAGGAGGAAGAGTGCGAGGAGGGGGAGACGGCGGAGCTCGTGTCGTCCGCGACGACCACGCCGCCCAAGAACGCTCTGCTCCTGATGCGCTGCCGCTCCGCGCCGCAGAACCGCTCGTCCCCGCTCACCTCCAGGttcgccgccggcgccgcgccgtCGCCGGTCCAGGAAGCGGCCGATTTCGCGGTGGAGTCGATCGCCGCGACGCCACCTCGGGCGTCGCCCTCTCCGCGCAAGCCGGACATGGTGTCACCTTGGGCGTCCCCCTCCCCGCGCAAGCCGGACATGCTGTCACCTTGGGCGTCTCCCTCCCGGCGCAAGCCGGACATGTTGCAGTCACCACGGGCGTCGCCATCTCCCCGCAAGCCGGACATGGTGTCCGCGGAAAGCAACGACGAGAAGCGGCAAGAAATGGCAGTATCCACGCAGGAAGACGAGGAAAAGATGGTGGAACAAGAGCACGaagccgacgacgacgacgaggaggatgaCGAAGCGGAAGAGATGAGGTGCTCGTCGGCGCGGCCGCTGGTGCTGCAGAGGTGCAAGTCGGAGCCGGCGACGACCGCGGCGGCGAAGATGGCCGCCGGGGCCGGGGCCGAGGGGGCGCCGTCCGGCTGCTTCTGGGCCAACGGCGGGAGCAGCGGCCGGCGGAGGCACGCGCCGCAGATGTCGCCGGCGGCCGCCGCTCCGGTGGCTTTGACCGGTCACTGA